DNA sequence from the Alkalilimnicola ehrlichii MLHE-1 genome:
CCTCGTCGGTCTCGTTGAAGGCGGCGTAAAGCTGGATCGGGTCACCCCGGCTGCCCTCGGTCCATAGGTTCTTGCCCATGCGCCCGCCGTTATGGCTGATCAGCGCGTTGGCGGCGTTGAGGATGGTCTCCGTGGAGCGGTAGTTCTGCTCCAGCCGGGTGATGCTCACCTCGCCGAACTCGCGGGCGTAGCGGTGGATGTTTTCCACCCGGGCCCCGCGCCAACCGTAGATGGACTGATCGTCATCGCCGACCACGAAGACATCGCTGTCCTCCCCGGCCAACTGCTGCAGCCAACGGTACTGCAACTGGTTGGTGTCCTGGAACTCGTCCACCAGCAGATGGCGGAAGCGGGCGCGGTAGTGGGCCAGCAGGTCGGGCCGGTCGCGGAGCAGCTCGAAGCTGCGCAACAGCAGCTCCGCGAAGTCCACCAGGCCGGAGCGACGGCAGGTCTGCTCGTAGGTCTGGTAGACCTGCCAGACGGCAAAGCGGAACGGTTCCCCGGCGTCCGCCTGGATGTCGGCGGGCCGCAGCCCCTCCTCCTTCCAGCCATTGAGCACGCCGCGCACCTGCCGGGGCGGATAGCGCTTCTCGTCGAGCTCCATGCCGCGCATCACCCGCTTGATCAGCCGGAGCTGGTCGTCGCTGTCGAGGATCTGGAAGGTCTCCGGTAGCCCGGCATCCGCTGCGTGCATGCGCAGCAGCCGGTGCGACAGGCCGTGGAAGGTGCCCACCCACATGCCGGCGGTGCGGATGCCGAGCAGCTCACCGATGCGGTGGCGCATCTCGGCGGCGGCCTTGTTGGTGAAGGTCACCGCCATGATGCCGAAGGGGGAGGCGCCCTCCACCCGCACCAGCCACGCCGCCCGGCGGGTGAGCACCCGGGTCTTGCCGCTGCCCGCACCGGCCAGCACCAGGGAACGGCCGAGCGCGGCGCAGACCGCCTCGCGCTGGGCGTCGTTGAGATCGGCTATCAGGTCGGAGACGTCGGCTTCGGCTTCCATGGTTTCGGTCCGGTACAGAGGGTATAGAGTCGGCGGATGGGGGCGTTGCGGTGGGTCGGTGCCGGGGGGCGTGGTCCCGTCGGGCCTCCGATGGCGCACCCCTTCGGGGTGCCCTGCGCTACTCGGGAAAAATCGGCGCGCGTGAACTCGCTTCGCTCGAACAAGCACGCGCTTCATCCGATTTTTCCCTGCGTTGCTCGGTGCGCCAAAGTCGGCCCGACGGGACCACGCCCCCCGGCACCGACCCACCGCAACGCCGCTCACGGGCGATCAGGGGCCTGCTAACCGGCGGCCGCAGGCTCGATGGGGCGGGCCTGCTCCTGCACCACCCGGAGGTCACGGATGGCCGCCGCCACTGCCTCCAGGGTGCTGGCGCGGGCGGCCCCCTTGCGCCAGTAAAGCCCGATGGTACGGGTAGGGACCGGCGGGGAAAAGGGCAGCAGCTTGACCGCCGACTGGTTGGGGATCTCGCAACCGGCCTGTCCGGCCAGACGCGGGAGCAGGGTCATTCCCACGCCGGCCGCCACCATCTGGCGCAGGGTCTCCAGGCTGGTGGCCCGGAAACAGCTGGTGCCGCCGGCATCGCCGGCCAACTGGCAGACCTCCAACGCCTGATCGCGCAGGCAGTGCCCCTCCTCCAGCAGCAGCAGCTCATCCTCCGGCAGGGCCTCCGGACGCGGTGCACGCTTCGCCTCGGCCAGGGCATGATCGGCAGGCAGGGCCAGCACGAAGGGCTCTTCGAAGACCGCCACCGAGGCCAGGTCATCGCCCGCCACCGGCATGGCCATCAGCGCCCCGTCCAGCTCCCCCTTGCGCAGCCGCTCCACCAGCAGGGCGGTGCGCTCCTCGTAGAGCAGCATGCGCAAGCGCGGCCAGGCCTCAGTGGCGGTGGCCACCAAGTGGGGCAACAGATAGGGGGCGAGGGTGGGGATGGCCCCGAGGCGCAGCTCCCCGGTCATGGGCTCGGCGGCCGCCCGACAGAGTTCGACGATGTCGTCCACTTGGTTGAGGACCGCCCGGGCCCGTGCCACCACCTCCTCGCCGGTGGGGGTGAGCAGGACCTGGCGGGTACCGCGCTCCACCAATTGCACCCCCAGGTACTCCTCCAGCTTCTTGACCTGGGCGCTGAGGGTGGGCTGGCTGACAAAACAGGCCTTGGCGGCGCGGCCAAAGTGGCGCTGGTCGCCCACGGCGACCAGATAACGCAAGTCCCTGAGGTTCAATGCTATTCCACCGTAACCGATTTGGCGAGGTTACGGGGTTGATCGACATCAGTGCCCCGCAACACCGCCACATGATACGCCAGGAGCTGAAGGGGGACGGTAAAGACCACCGGCGCGATCAGCGGATGGCAGTGGGGCACCGCCAGGACGCGGGTGTCGTCGTCCTCCGCGTAGCGCACGTCGCTGTCGGCAAACACCATCAAGGTCCCGCCGCGGGCGCGTACCTCCTGCAGATTGGACTTCAGTTTCTCCACCAGGTCGTCGCGGGGGGCGATGGCCACCACCGGCATCTCGGCGTCCACCAGGGCCAGCGGGCCATGCTTCAGCTCCCCCGCCGGGTAGGCCTCGGCGTGGATGTAGGAGATCTCCTTGAGCTTGAGCGCACCCTCGAGCGCCACCGGGTAGTGTAGCCCCCGCCCCAGAAACAGCGCGTGCTGGCGCTCTACCAACAGCTCGGCCAGGCGGGCAACGGGGCCGTCCAGCTCCAGGGCCTGCTCCAGGGCACTGGGGAGGCTGCGCAGGGCGTTGACCATATCGGCAGCATCGTCGGCGTTCAGTTGTTGATGGCGACCGAGGGCGATCACCAGCAGGAGCAGGGCCACCAACTGGGTGGTAAAGGCCTTGGTGGACGCCACCCCGATCTCCGGGCCGGCGCGGGTCATCAGCACCAGGTCGGACTCCCGGACCAGCGAGCTCTCCGGCACGTTACAGATGGCCATGGTCGCCAGGTAGCCAAGGGTGCGCGCCTCGCGCAGGGCGGCCAGGGTATCGGCGGTCTCCCCCGACTGGGAGATGGCGACGAAGAGTGTCCCCGGCGCCACCACATGGCGGCGGTAGCGGTACTCACTGGCCACCTCCACGTCACAGGGCAGTCCGGCGTGCTCCTCGAACCAGTAACGGGCCACCAGCCCCGCATGGTAGCTGGTGCCGCAGGCGATAATCTGAACCCGCTGCACCTGCGGGAAGAGCGTCGCGGCCCGCGGGCCAAAGCTGGCCTCCAACACCTCATGGTCGGCCAACCGCCCTTCCAGGGTTTCCGCCACCACCGCCGGCTGCTGGTGGATCTCTTTCAACATGAAGTGGCGGTAACCCCCGCGCTCGGCGGCATCGGCGCTGAGTTCCGATTGCCGCACCGGGCGGTCCACCACACGGCGGTGCTCATCGTAGATGACGAGGCTGTCGCGGCGCAGGTCGGCGACATCGCCCTCTTCCAGGAAGATGAACTGGCGCGTTACCGGCAGCAGGGCCTGGACATCGGAGGCGATGAAGTGCTCGCCGATCCCGATCCCGATCACCAGCGGGCTACCGCGACGCGCCGCGACCAGACGGCCGGGTTCGTCCCGGCAGATCACGCCCAGGGCGTAGGCGCCATCGAGCAGCGAAAGGGTGTCGAACACCGCTGCCAGGAGATCGCCCCGGGCGCCGATCTGCTGGTCGATCTGCTTCACCACCACCTCGGTATCGGTCTCCGATTCGAACCGGTGGCCGGCCTGTTCCAGCGCCTGACGCAAGGGCTCGTGGTTCTCGATAATGCCGTTATGCACCAGGGCTAGGCGCTCGCCGGACATGTGGGGGTGGGCATTGCGATCCGACGGCGCGCCGTGGGTGGCCCAACGGGTGTGGGCCAGCCCGGTGGGACCGGCCAGCGGGCGCTCGGCCAGCCGTTCGGCGAGGCTCGCCACCTTGCCCAGGGCCCGCTCCCGCTCGATATAGCCCTCCCGGTCCTGGACCGCCAGGCCGGCGGAGTCGTAGCCCCGGTACTCCAGGCGTCTCAGCCCCTCCAGCAGGATGGGGGCCACATCACGTTGGGCGACAGCGCCGACAATGCCACACATGGTGATCTCCGGTACGGACAGCTAACAGGGCGTTCACAACGGGGCGGGGCCGTGGAACCGGCGCCCGGAGCGCTCCGGGCGCCGGTTCCGGGCGGACCGGGACAGGGCCCGGGCTCAGCGCGTCCAGAGCGGTGCGTTGCCCGGAACCACCAGCACGGAACTGGCGACGTTACGGCAAATCTCCTGGGCCGTATCACCCAGCATGAGCTCTTTGTGGGGGGCGTTGCCGCGCTTGCCGATCACCACCAGGCTGGCATGCTCCTCGCGGGCAACGCGGCTGATGACCCGGGCGGGGTCACCCTCTTCGGTCCGCACCGCCACGTCCGCGCCCTTGGCCCGAGCCTGGTCGGCCAACGACCGGAGACGATCGGCGGCGTCCGCCGGCGCCTCCTCCTCGCTGACCTGAAGCAGGGTGAGCTTGCGGTTGCCGGGACCACCGGCCAGCTCCAGGGCGTGGGTCTCCGCCCCTTCGGCGCGCTTGGAGCCGTCGGTGGCCAACAGGATATGGGAGAACAGGTCGCTGATCGGGGTGTCGTCCTTTGGATCCAGGCGCTCGATAAGCGTCGGGATGGAGGTGCGGCGGACCAGCT
Encoded proteins:
- a CDS encoding LysR substrate-binding domain-containing protein yields the protein MNLRDLRYLVAVGDQRHFGRAAKACFVSQPTLSAQVKKLEEYLGVQLVERGTRQVLLTPTGEEVVARARAVLNQVDDIVELCRAAAEPMTGELRLGAIPTLAPYLLPHLVATATEAWPRLRMLLYEERTALLVERLRKGELDGALMAMPVAGDDLASVAVFEEPFVLALPADHALAEAKRAPRPEALPEDELLLLEEGHCLRDQALEVCQLAGDAGGTSCFRATSLETLRQMVAAGVGMTLLPRLAGQAGCEIPNQSAVKLLPFSPPVPTRTIGLYWRKGAARASTLEAVAAAIRDLRVVQEQARPIEPAAAG
- the glmS gene encoding glutamine--fructose-6-phosphate transaminase (isomerizing); translation: MCGIVGAVAQRDVAPILLEGLRRLEYRGYDSAGLAVQDREGYIERERALGKVASLAERLAERPLAGPTGLAHTRWATHGAPSDRNAHPHMSGERLALVHNGIIENHEPLRQALEQAGHRFESETDTEVVVKQIDQQIGARGDLLAAVFDTLSLLDGAYALGVICRDEPGRLVAARRGSPLVIGIGIGEHFIASDVQALLPVTRQFIFLEEGDVADLRRDSLVIYDEHRRVVDRPVRQSELSADAAERGGYRHFMLKEIHQQPAVVAETLEGRLADHEVLEASFGPRAATLFPQVQRVQIIACGTSYHAGLVARYWFEEHAGLPCDVEVASEYRYRRHVVAPGTLFVAISQSGETADTLAALREARTLGYLATMAICNVPESSLVRESDLVLMTRAGPEIGVASTKAFTTQLVALLLLVIALGRHQQLNADDAADMVNALRSLPSALEQALELDGPVARLAELLVERQHALFLGRGLHYPVALEGALKLKEISYIHAEAYPAGELKHGPLALVDAEMPVVAIAPRDDLVEKLKSNLQEVRARGGTLMVFADSDVRYAEDDDTRVLAVPHCHPLIAPVVFTVPLQLLAYHVAVLRGTDVDQPRNLAKSVTVE
- a CDS encoding universal stress protein; this encodes MFEHTVVAVHFSSSYKPLLDSLSELREMGAKEFTLVDVLRVDEPKELSDEHKAEARRRLKQKQEDLEKEGFRVHIESPVGHPAQELVKVAMGAKANLILLASRGEGLWREFFHGSTVLELVRRTSIPTLIERLDPKDDTPISDLFSHILLATDGSKRAEGAETHALELAGGPGNRKLTLLQVSEEEAPADAADRLRSLADQARAKGADVAVRTEEGDPARVISRVAREEHASLVVIGKRGNAPHKELMLGDTAQEICRNVASSVLVVPGNAPLWTR